One segment of Mycolicibacterium sp. YH-1 DNA contains the following:
- a CDS encoding EspA/EspE family type VII secretion system effector has translation MSLLGDIKDVGAAVFELGKAAKGLIGNADKLAGGVKGLGSLFQRFSTAGRLAELARLGRKLSEYGDDALRFLANPEIKKFLKRAKTPILFGGQMTISGMKLTTGVGSPDDGARFGAGASRFAGARDTLAGAYPNGSWRGSGSESYSDSNSRQIDRTQAMVASDQSINAVLAREAGQITATRAVLDDQSDWLADVGLVTMLVAATPFVGQGAALAMEIAAVTKALGACTMQLTELTQQVSSNAAEISQTAGRYGERSGRSGRSGRSGRSTMSKKTPDPNTPPPSPPPSGEKGDAPGDGDTGDKNTDSSSGESGSDRTQPEGAGTGGRSGSGTGSGGGSSSGGTSSGDRESADMPSAPEPPDASTPTSPVATGSPASGGGAAPGGLAAPLSSLPGAAVGAMPAAAAAGMSAAQIASLVQSAVQKAMQEQAAKEEADKEAEDARAAATDTDGDGIPDVEEDENGDGIPDVEQNLEEQEADGEGPPEAPGAAPGAADGGRAPVHLAVDVDPAGMASPITATLDRNDPIGSPSLAQQ, from the coding sequence ATGAGCCTGCTCGGGGACATCAAGGACGTGGGTGCGGCCGTATTCGAGCTCGGCAAAGCCGCCAAGGGTCTCATCGGCAATGCCGACAAACTGGCGGGTGGCGTGAAGGGACTCGGCAGCCTGTTCCAGCGGTTCTCCACTGCCGGCCGGTTGGCGGAGCTGGCGCGACTGGGCCGCAAGCTCTCCGAGTACGGCGATGACGCGCTGCGCTTCCTCGCCAACCCCGAGATCAAGAAGTTCCTCAAGCGGGCCAAGACGCCCATTCTGTTCGGCGGCCAGATGACCATCTCCGGAATGAAGCTCACCACCGGAGTCGGCAGCCCCGACGACGGCGCGCGCTTTGGTGCCGGCGCCAGCCGGTTCGCCGGTGCCCGCGACACCTTGGCGGGCGCGTATCCGAACGGCTCCTGGAGGGGCAGTGGCTCGGAGTCCTACTCCGACAGCAACTCCCGCCAGATCGACCGCACTCAGGCGATGGTGGCCTCGGATCAGTCGATCAACGCGGTGCTGGCCCGTGAGGCGGGACAGATCACGGCGACGCGCGCCGTGCTCGACGACCAGAGCGACTGGCTGGCCGACGTCGGGCTCGTCACCATGCTCGTCGCGGCCACACCGTTCGTCGGGCAGGGGGCGGCGTTGGCGATGGAGATCGCCGCGGTCACCAAAGCGCTCGGCGCGTGCACGATGCAGCTCACCGAGCTCACGCAGCAGGTCAGCTCCAACGCCGCGGAGATTTCGCAGACGGCTGGCCGGTACGGCGAGCGGTCCGGGCGGTCCGGGCGGTCTGGGCGGTCTGGGCGGTCCACCATGTCGAAGAAGACGCCCGACCCGAACACTCCGCCCCCGTCCCCGCCGCCCAGCGGTGAGAAGGGCGATGCGCCTGGTGACGGGGACACGGGTGACAAGAACACGGACTCCTCGTCCGGTGAATCCGGATCGGACCGCACGCAGCCCGAGGGCGCCGGCACAGGCGGTCGTTCGGGTTCAGGTACGGGGTCGGGTGGCGGGTCATCGTCGGGCGGCACGTCATCGGGTGACAGGGAGTCTGCTGACATGCCATCCGCGCCGGAGCCCCCGGATGCCTCCACGCCCACGTCGCCGGTCGCCACCGGGTCGCCGGCGTCGGGTGGCGGCGCGGCACCAGGCGGTCTCGCGGCCCCGCTGAGCAGTCTGCCGGGTGCTGCGGTCGGGGCCATGCCCGCCGCGGCCGCTGCGGGAATGAGTGCCGCGCAGATCGCCTCGCTGGTGCAGTCTGCTGTGCAGAAGGCCATGCAGGAGCAGGCCGCGAAGGAGGAGGCAGATAAGGAGGCCGAGGACGCGAGGGCGGCTGCCACCGACACCGACGGCGACGGGATCCCCGACGTCGAGGAGGACGAGAACGGCGACGGCATTCCCGACGTCGAGCAGAACCTCGAGGAGCAGGAAGCGGACGGCGAGGGCCCGCCCGAGGCGCCGGGCGCGGCGCCCGGTGCCGCCGACGGCGGTCGCGCCCCGGTGCACTTGGCAGTCGATGTCGATCCCGCCGGGATGGCCAGCCCGATCACAGCTACTTTGGATCGGAATGACCCAATCGGGTCGCCGTCGCTGGCACAACAGTAG
- the eccA gene encoding type VII secretion AAA-ATPase EccA codes for MTDQLAGLFGSAVGMLPNSPARSLEIFSEITSHDETACDAWVGRIRCGDTDRVTLFRAWFSRNNFGQLAGAAEISMNSVGARVPIGGQFGDITYPVNSPLAITMGFAVNEAAEGNFADAMEALEDAPATGAEHLVSWVKAVVYAAAERWTDVIEEVRGATAWPDKFLAAAASVAHGVAAANLGLFTEAERRLTEANSSPAGEACATSIAWFLAMTRRSQGNEESAVALLEWLQASHSEPKVAAALRDPNYRLQTTTSEKIASRQDPWDPSSAVTDNSGRERLLEEAQAELDRQIGLSRVKEQIERYRAATQMAKVRAARGMKVGQTSKHMIFTGPPGTGKTTIARVVANILAGLGVIAEPKLIETSRKDFVGEYLGHTAVKTSKTIDRALGGVLFIDEAYALVQDSKQGGGDQFGTEALDTLLARMENDRDRLVVIIAGYSVDIDRLLETNDGLRSRFATRIEFDSYSPEDIVDIAKVIATNNDSALSEEAAKRLLEAATLLSERKLNDKPALDIAGNGRYARQLVEAGEQCRDMRLTRSVDFESLGVEQLSEIGGQDMAEAIEAVHARLNIGD; via the coding sequence ATGACTGACCAATTGGCCGGGCTCTTCGGAAGTGCCGTGGGCATGCTGCCGAACTCCCCGGCGCGCTCCCTGGAGATCTTCTCCGAGATCACATCGCACGACGAGACCGCGTGCGACGCGTGGGTGGGACGGATTCGCTGCGGTGACACCGACCGGGTGACGTTGTTCCGGGCGTGGTTCTCGCGCAACAACTTCGGCCAACTCGCGGGCGCCGCCGAGATCTCGATGAACAGCGTCGGCGCCCGGGTGCCCATCGGGGGGCAGTTCGGTGACATCACCTACCCGGTGAACTCACCACTGGCGATCACCATGGGCTTCGCCGTGAACGAGGCGGCCGAGGGCAACTTCGCCGACGCGATGGAGGCGCTCGAGGACGCGCCCGCAACCGGCGCCGAGCACCTGGTCTCCTGGGTCAAGGCCGTGGTCTACGCCGCGGCCGAGCGGTGGACCGACGTGATCGAGGAGGTGCGCGGCGCGACCGCGTGGCCCGACAAGTTCCTCGCCGCGGCCGCGAGCGTCGCCCACGGTGTCGCCGCTGCCAACCTCGGGCTGTTCACCGAGGCGGAACGTCGTCTGACCGAGGCCAATTCGTCACCCGCGGGGGAGGCCTGCGCGACCTCCATCGCCTGGTTCCTGGCCATGACACGGCGCAGCCAGGGCAACGAGGAGTCCGCCGTGGCGCTGCTGGAGTGGTTACAGGCCAGCCATTCGGAGCCGAAAGTCGCTGCCGCGCTGCGGGACCCAAACTACCGACTGCAGACCACCACGTCGGAGAAGATCGCCTCGCGTCAGGACCCGTGGGATCCGTCCAGCGCGGTCACCGACAACTCGGGCCGCGAGAGGCTGTTGGAGGAGGCCCAGGCCGAACTCGACCGGCAGATCGGCCTGAGCCGGGTCAAGGAGCAGATCGAGCGCTACCGGGCGGCCACCCAGATGGCGAAGGTGCGTGCGGCGCGCGGCATGAAGGTCGGCCAGACGTCCAAGCACATGATTTTCACCGGCCCGCCCGGCACCGGCAAGACGACGATCGCGCGGGTGGTGGCCAACATCCTGGCCGGCCTCGGCGTTATCGCCGAGCCCAAACTGATCGAGACGTCACGCAAGGACTTCGTCGGCGAGTACCTCGGGCACACCGCGGTGAAGACCAGCAAGACGATCGACCGGGCGCTGGGCGGCGTGCTGTTCATCGACGAGGCCTACGCCCTGGTGCAGGACTCCAAACAGGGTGGTGGGGACCAGTTCGGCACCGAGGCACTGGACACGCTGCTGGCCCGCATGGAGAACGACCGCGACCGGCTGGTGGTCATCATCGCCGGCTACAGCGTGGACATCGACCGGCTGCTGGAGACCAACGACGGCCTGCGGTCACGCTTCGCGACGCGAATCGAGTTCGACTCGTACTCGCCGGAGGATATCGTCGATATCGCCAAGGTCATTGCCACCAACAATGACTCGGCGCTCAGCGAGGAGGCGGCCAAGAGGTTGTTGGAGGCGGCCACGTTGTTGAGCGAGCGCAAGCTCAACGACAAGCCGGCGCTGGACATCGCAGGTAACGGTCGGTACGCGCGGCAACTCGTGGAGGCCGGGGAGCAGTGCCGCGACATGCGGCTGACGCGCTCGGTCGACTTCGAGAGCCTCGGGGTGGAACAACTCAGTGAAATCGGGGGGCAGGACATGGCGGAAGCCATTGAGGCCGTACATGCACGCCTGAACATCGGCGATTAG
- a CDS encoding ESX-1 secretion-associated protein, whose product MSGELEVTTAHLGELAAKQGRAAAEILSATEVTEGVDTSVRVSHGVISWSTAAAVEAANSARRAAGRSMQEMSDHLEASLVDAARRYDDTDDCARGLLGAQMQGRA is encoded by the coding sequence ATGTCTGGTGAGCTAGAGGTCACGACCGCCCACCTGGGCGAATTGGCGGCGAAGCAGGGGCGAGCCGCCGCCGAGATTCTGTCGGCAACCGAGGTCACCGAGGGGGTCGACACGTCGGTGCGGGTCAGCCACGGTGTCATCTCGTGGTCGACGGCGGCTGCGGTCGAGGCCGCCAACAGCGCGCGACGCGCGGCGGGCAGGTCCATGCAGGAGATGTCGGACCACCTGGAGGCCAGCCTGGTCGACGCCGCCCGCCGCTACGACGACACAGACGACTGCGCCAGGGGTCTGCTCGGCGCGCAGATGCAGGGGCGGGCATGA
- a CDS encoding YbaB/EbfC family DNA-binding protein — protein MDDTSPHDDEEDDYDVLSALDFSTSGDDTASNDRASDLDAFDGYVVEDPTVDGGGLLPDPDPDPDPGLPDDGLPVPLFTVTNPQGTVTVTTFMDGRVHRIDLSPKVSTMTETNLADEILVIARLATQDARSAQYTFMLEGMRQQGHDDVATRDFLSRDLDLPSPEQADADRAAVFSTRYTGDHD, from the coding sequence GTGGACGACACTTCGCCGCACGACGACGAAGAGGACGACTACGACGTCCTGTCGGCGTTGGACTTCTCGACGTCCGGCGACGACACCGCGTCCAACGACCGAGCGTCCGACCTGGATGCGTTCGACGGCTACGTCGTCGAGGACCCGACCGTCGATGGCGGCGGTTTGCTGCCCGACCCCGACCCCGATCCCGATCCGGGCCTGCCCGACGACGGGCTGCCGGTACCGCTCTTCACGGTGACGAATCCGCAGGGGACCGTGACCGTGACTACCTTCATGGATGGACGAGTGCACCGGATCGACCTCTCTCCGAAGGTGAGCACGATGACCGAAACGAACCTGGCCGACGAGATCCTCGTCATCGCGCGTCTTGCGACGCAGGATGCCAGGTCCGCGCAGTACACATTCATGCTCGAGGGCATGCGCCAACAGGGTCACGACGACGTCGCGACCCGCGACTTCCTCAGCCGGGACCTCGACCTGCCCTCGCCCGAACAGGCGGACGCGGATCGGGCCGCGGTGTTCTCCACTCGATACACAGGTGACCATGACTGA
- a CDS encoding ESX secretion-associated protein EspG, translated as MTNSYGSTHADDVVAVEVTIDGLLVIADKLNLMDFPTSLGIRQNIPLLELRDMVWEQVTRDLTAQGILNVFGDPHPEVAAMLDTLSRADRTLEGRWWRRDVGGKMVRFTVCRKGDRHVVAARDGDMLVLQRVAPQVGLAGMVNVVLGSAPPADVEPLTGVASKLGDCTTANQLAQFGIAPPSARIYADAIAEPKSWVEITANERHDGGTFTQTDVAAGVLDARQGRIVSIPRRVNGELYGSFLAGTTENLQRALDGLLEFLPSRSWFDVAWSDGTDTDSYAD; from the coding sequence ATGACCAATTCGTACGGTTCGACGCACGCTGATGACGTCGTCGCGGTCGAGGTGACCATCGACGGGCTGCTCGTCATCGCCGACAAGTTGAACCTGATGGACTTCCCGACGTCGTTGGGTATTCGGCAGAACATTCCACTACTCGAGCTGCGCGACATGGTGTGGGAACAGGTGACCCGTGACCTCACGGCGCAGGGCATCCTGAACGTATTCGGCGATCCGCATCCCGAGGTCGCCGCCATGCTCGACACCCTGAGCCGCGCCGATCGCACCCTCGAGGGACGATGGTGGCGACGCGATGTTGGTGGCAAAATGGTGCGCTTCACCGTGTGCCGTAAGGGGGATCGCCATGTCGTCGCCGCCCGCGACGGAGACATGTTGGTCCTGCAGCGCGTGGCACCTCAGGTCGGTCTGGCCGGAATGGTGAATGTCGTGCTGGGCTCGGCACCGCCAGCCGATGTCGAGCCGTTGACCGGGGTGGCAAGCAAACTCGGTGATTGCACCACCGCTAATCAGCTCGCGCAGTTCGGAATTGCGCCGCCGTCGGCGCGTATTTACGCCGACGCCATCGCAGAGCCGAAGAGTTGGGTTGAGATCACCGCCAACGAGCGGCATGACGGCGGCACCTTCACCCAGACCGACGTCGCGGCCGGCGTTCTGGATGCCCGCCAGGGGCGGATCGTGTCGATTCCACGGCGGGTCAACGGGGAGCTGTACGGCAGCTTCCTCGCGGGCACCACTGAGAACCTGCAGCGGGCGCTCGACGGTCTGCTGGAGTTCCTGCCGTCGCGCTCGTGGTTCGACGTGGCCTGGTCTGACGGCACCGACACCGATTCCTACGCGGACTGA